Proteins from a genomic interval of Actinoalloteichus hymeniacidonis:
- a CDS encoding DUF349 domain-containing protein, producing MTDQQTTPVVAAGSENTRPASTTPAVPQASREPSRWGRVDADGTVFVTSAGGERAVGSWQAGDAAEGLAHYARRFDDLLTEASLLEARLASKAGDPKQSLTSARQLREGLDDAAVVGDLAALAVRLDHLIQVAEQAVGVAKQEREEARSSATARKQALAEEAEQIAADSTQWKPAGDRLRAIVDEWKEIRGVDRKTDEQLWRRFAKARDAFNRRRGAHFADLDRQRLVAKARKQELVDEAERIADSSEWADTAARYRDLMAEWKAAGRAPKDADESLWQRFRGAQDKFFARRSATFEERDAEFAVNAEEKEKLLVEAEQLDPAANLDAARSQLQRIQERWDEIGKVPRDRIRELEGRLRAVEERVRDASDARWRRTDPEAEARVAQFRERVEQFEAQAAKARAAGNRRKAEQAEAQAAQWREWLTTAEHALATR from the coding sequence ATGACCGATCAGCAGACGACCCCCGTGGTGGCGGCGGGATCTGAGAACACCCGCCCCGCATCGACGACACCTGCGGTACCCCAGGCGTCCAGGGAACCGAGTAGGTGGGGGCGCGTCGACGCAGACGGAACCGTCTTCGTGACGAGCGCGGGCGGTGAGCGCGCGGTCGGCTCGTGGCAGGCGGGCGACGCCGCAGAGGGGTTGGCGCACTACGCACGGCGGTTCGACGACCTACTCACCGAGGCGAGCCTGCTCGAGGCACGGCTGGCCTCGAAGGCCGGTGACCCCAAACAGTCGCTGACCAGCGCTCGCCAGCTCCGCGAGGGACTGGACGACGCGGCGGTGGTGGGCGATCTCGCAGCGTTGGCCGTCCGGCTCGACCATCTCATCCAGGTGGCCGAACAGGCGGTCGGGGTGGCCAAGCAGGAACGCGAGGAAGCCCGTTCCTCTGCGACCGCGCGCAAGCAGGCTCTCGCCGAGGAGGCGGAGCAGATCGCTGCCGATTCCACTCAGTGGAAGCCCGCAGGCGATCGACTGCGGGCGATCGTGGACGAGTGGAAGGAGATCCGCGGCGTCGATCGCAAGACCGACGAGCAGCTCTGGCGCCGATTCGCCAAGGCGCGGGATGCGTTCAACCGCAGGCGCGGCGCCCACTTCGCCGACCTGGACCGGCAGCGGCTGGTGGCCAAGGCCCGCAAACAGGAGCTGGTAGACGAAGCCGAGCGGATCGCCGATTCCAGCGAATGGGCCGACACCGCAGCCCGCTATCGGGATCTGATGGCCGAGTGGAAGGCGGCGGGCCGCGCTCCCAAGGACGCCGACGAGTCGCTCTGGCAGCGTTTCCGGGGCGCGCAGGACAAGTTCTTCGCTCGCCGATCGGCGACATTCGAGGAACGCGACGCCGAGTTCGCCGTCAACGCCGAGGAGAAGGAGAAGCTGCTGGTCGAGGCGGAACAGCTCGATCCGGCCGCGAACCTCGACGCGGCTCGTTCCCAGCTTCAGCGCATTCAGGAACGCTGGGACGAGATCGGCAAGGTTCCCCGGGATCGCATCCGCGAGCTCGAGGGCAGACTTCGGGCCGTCGAGGAGCGCGTCCGCGACGCCTCGGATGCGCGATGGCGCCGGACCGACCCGGAGGCCGAGGCCAGGGTGGCCCAGTTCCGCGAACGAGTCGAGCAGTTCGAGGCGCAGGCCGCCAAGGCCAGGGCGGCGGGCAATCGGCGCAAGGCCGAGCAGGCCGAGGCGCAGGCCGCACAGTGGCGTGAGTGGTTGACGACTGCGGAGCACGCCCTGGCGACCCGCTGA
- the miaB gene encoding tRNA (N6-isopentenyl adenosine(37)-C2)-methylthiotransferase MiaB — protein sequence MTRSYEVRTYGCQMNVHDSERLAGLLEDAGYVRAADDATPDVVVFNTCAVRENADNRLYGNLGHLRPVKQDNPGMQIAVGGCLAQKDRGEIVKRAPWVDVVFGTHNIGSLPALLDRSRHNEEAEVEILEALDVFPSTLPARRDSAHSGWVSISVGCNNTCTFCIVPSLRGKERDRRPGEILAEVQALVAEGVSEVTLLGQNVNSYGAEFGDRLAFGKLLRACGQVDGLERVRFTSPHPRDFTDDVIAAMAETPNVCHQLHMPLQSGSDRILKAMRRSYRSERYLGILERVRAAMPSAAITTDIIVGFPGETEEDFAATLDVVRRSRFSSAFTFQYSPRPGTPAAELTDQVPKAVVQERYERLIALQEEISWESNKEQLGRTVEVLVAQSEGRKDTTTRRLTGRARDGRLVHFAPTGPEVDDMVRPGDVVTTKIDYAAPHHLVADGELLSHRRTRAGDNWEAGVRPQTKGVSLGLPSFGAPEEQAPAVDGCRAG from the coding sequence GTGACCCGAAGCTACGAAGTCCGCACGTACGGCTGCCAGATGAACGTGCACGACTCGGAGCGTCTGGCAGGTCTGCTCGAGGACGCCGGCTACGTTCGAGCGGCGGACGACGCCACCCCCGATGTCGTGGTCTTCAACACCTGCGCGGTTCGTGAGAACGCCGACAACCGTCTCTACGGCAACCTCGGCCACCTGCGACCCGTCAAGCAGGACAACCCGGGTATGCAGATCGCCGTCGGCGGCTGCCTCGCGCAGAAGGACCGAGGCGAGATCGTCAAGCGGGCGCCCTGGGTGGACGTGGTGTTCGGCACCCACAACATCGGCTCGCTGCCCGCACTGCTCGACCGCTCCCGGCACAACGAGGAGGCCGAGGTCGAGATCCTCGAGGCGCTGGACGTCTTCCCCTCCACGCTGCCTGCTCGCCGCGATTCCGCCCACTCCGGCTGGGTGTCGATCTCGGTGGGCTGCAACAACACCTGCACGTTCTGCATCGTCCCCTCGCTGCGAGGCAAGGAACGCGACCGTCGACCGGGCGAGATCCTCGCCGAGGTCCAGGCACTCGTCGCCGAGGGCGTCTCGGAGGTGACGTTGCTGGGACAGAACGTCAACTCCTATGGCGCGGAATTCGGCGACCGACTGGCCTTCGGCAAGCTCCTACGTGCCTGCGGCCAGGTCGACGGGCTCGAACGAGTGCGGTTCACCTCGCCCCACCCGCGCGACTTCACCGACGACGTGATCGCGGCGATGGCCGAGACGCCCAACGTCTGCCACCAGCTGCACATGCCCCTGCAATCCGGCTCGGACCGCATTCTCAAGGCGATGCGGCGCTCCTACCGCTCCGAGCGGTACCTCGGAATCCTCGAGCGTGTGCGGGCGGCGATGCCCTCGGCGGCGATCACCACCGACATCATCGTGGGGTTCCCCGGCGAGACGGAGGAGGACTTCGCCGCCACCCTCGACGTGGTGCGTCGATCGCGCTTCTCCTCGGCCTTCACCTTCCAGTACTCGCCGCGTCCCGGCACGCCCGCGGCCGAACTGACCGACCAGGTGCCCAAGGCGGTCGTTCAAGAGCGCTACGAGCGGCTGATCGCTCTACAGGAGGAGATCTCCTGGGAATCGAACAAGGAGCAGCTCGGTCGAACCGTGGAGGTGCTGGTCGCACAGAGCGAGGGCCGCAAGGACACCACCACCCGACGCCTCACCGGGCGGGCCAGGGACGGCAGACTGGTGCACTTCGCGCCGACCGGGCCCGAGGTGGACGACATGGTCCGTCCCGGCGACGTCGTGACGACCAAGATCGATTACGCCGCACCCCATCACCTGGTGGCCGATGGCGAGCTGCTCTCGCACCGCAGGACCAGAGCAGGTGACAACTGGGAGGCCGGGGTACGTCCGCAGACCAAGGGCGTGAGCCTGGGGCTGCCGTCCTTCGGCGCGCCCGAGGAACAGGCGCCCGCCGTGGACGGATGTCGGGCCGGATGA
- a CDS encoding Rv2732c family membrane protein, which translates to MTEKADELSTETATEERATRVALSSAERQLLRRFDPGRRALYLAAGALLLILGFALPWVGDATGMEVLLGSAEPALEIGLLSRVFAATVLLFGVLVTALTLVVRRWFLTWICAFGCGHSVFEGMLAIWSRQTVPDLPGPGAGLIVTVLAILFITMQWFPLAWSRD; encoded by the coding sequence ATGACAGAGAAGGCGGACGAGTTGAGCACCGAGACCGCAACCGAGGAGCGGGCGACCAGGGTCGCGCTCTCCAGCGCCGAGCGGCAGCTGCTGCGACGTTTCGACCCGGGTCGACGTGCGCTGTATCTGGCTGCGGGGGCATTGCTGCTGATCCTGGGCTTCGCACTGCCCTGGGTCGGCGACGCGACCGGCATGGAGGTCCTGCTGGGCTCGGCAGAGCCTGCACTGGAGATCGGCTTGCTGAGCAGGGTGTTCGCAGCCACGGTGTTGCTGTTCGGCGTTCTGGTCACCGCGTTGACGTTGGTGGTACGCCGCTGGTTTCTGACCTGGATCTGTGCGTTCGGCTGCGGTCACTCCGTCTTCGAGGGGATGCTCGCGATCTGGTCGCGGCAGACCGTGCCCGACCTGCCCGGTCCGGGTGCCGGACTGATCGTCACCGTGCTGGCGATCCTCTTCATCACGATGCAGTGGTTCCCGCTGGCCTGGTCCCGCGACTGA